One Deltaproteobacteria bacterium DNA window includes the following coding sequences:
- a CDS encoding aminotransferase class I/II-fold pyridoxal phosphate-dependent enzyme, whose protein sequence is MQELLDLRSDTVTLPTPGMRKAMARAKVGDSRRGEDPTVRELEEISASLFGKEAAIFVPSGTMGNLCAVATWTRPGDVIVASSASHIAGREGPAVSHMASVAILGIDAPGGIFTAQEVDAAIAATPARAESKVRMVTVENTHNAGGGTVYPLAEFKRIRSLCAKHSLPLHVDGSRIFNATVATGISPASYGKAASSIMFCLSKGLGAPVGSVLAGPRDFLEEARKTSLRVGGGMRQAGIVAAGGIYALRHHIDRLAEDHENARTLAKGLEDIPGVEVINAPVPTNIVLFRWRTPSDGRPNFREAIAPTGVLVDDRMFPLFRAVTHLGIGKKEIARVLRAFREVFGKPKI, encoded by the coding sequence ATGCAGGAACTTCTCGACCTGCGCTCGGATACCGTAACTCTCCCGACGCCCGGGATGCGGAAGGCGATGGCGCGCGCGAAGGTCGGTGACTCCCGGCGCGGGGAGGACCCGACCGTCCGCGAGCTTGAGGAGATCTCCGCGTCGCTCTTCGGAAAGGAAGCGGCCATATTCGTCCCGTCGGGAACGATGGGGAACCTTTGCGCCGTCGCCACATGGACCCGACCGGGAGACGTGATCGTGGCATCCTCCGCGTCGCACATCGCCGGGCGCGAGGGTCCCGCCGTTTCACACATGGCTTCCGTCGCCATACTCGGGATCGATGCGCCGGGCGGGATATTCACCGCGCAGGAGGTGGACGCCGCTATCGCCGCGACGCCCGCGCGGGCAGAGTCGAAGGTACGAATGGTGACGGTGGAAAACACCCACAACGCAGGTGGCGGAACGGTGTATCCCCTGGCGGAATTCAAGCGGATCCGCTCCCTGTGCGCGAAACATTCCCTGCCCCTGCACGTCGACGGCTCCCGCATCTTCAACGCCACGGTGGCGACGGGCATCTCTCCGGCATCCTACGGCAAGGCCGCGAGTTCCATCATGTTCTGCCTCTCCAAGGGGTTAGGGGCGCCGGTCGGATCGGTGCTGGCGGGACCGCGGGATTTTCTCGAGGAGGCGCGCAAGACCAGCCTGCGCGTTGGAGGCGGGATGCGGCAGGCGGGAATCGTGGCGGCCGGCGGGATATATGCCTTGCGCCACCACATCGACCGGCTCGCGGAAGACCACGAAAACGCTCGCACCCTGGCGAAGGGGCTCGAAGATATCCCCGGCGTCGAGGTCATAAACGCGCCGGTTCCCACCAATATCGTGCTGTTCCGCTGGCGGACCCCTTCGGACGGACGGCCTAACTTCCGGGAGGCTATAGCCCCGACCGGAGTACTCGTGGACGACCGTATGTTCCCGCTGTTCCGGGCGGTCACCCACCTCGGTATAGGCAAGAAGGAGATCGCCCGCGTCCTGCGGGCGTTCCGGGAAGTCTTCGGCAAACCTAAAATCTAG
- a CDS encoding zinc ribbon domain-containing protein codes for MPTYEYKCKECGEFEKVQKMSDPPLKKCPTCGGKVERLIAGGGGFVLKGSNWPSKMASSGESPKKKADRFMKQTVGEVAEDIAKHSPPPGKYH; via the coding sequence GTGCCGACATACGAATACAAATGCAAGGAATGCGGAGAGTTCGAGAAAGTCCAGAAGATGTCGGATCCTCCGCTCAAGAAGTGCCCGACGTGCGGGGGTAAGGTGGAGCGGCTGATCGCTGGGGGCGGCGGATTCGTGCTCAAGGGATCCAACTGGCCTTCCAAGATGGCGTCCTCGGGAGAAAGCCCGAAGAAAAAAGCGGACCGTTTCATGAAGCAGACGGTCGGCGAGGTCGCGGAAGACATCGCGAAGCACTCCCCGCCCCCCGGGAAATATCACTAG
- a CDS encoding metallophosphoesterase, translating to MSLFLIAFFLIYGGTHAYALHKAHAALGFGWRTTLAAIPPLAALAGGPLVVYAFGVRGMEGASRAASWIAYVWMGLLFFFTWTNLALDAANLVARILTALSGKGARPLVTYGKPAFLALAGLSIALAAYSFVEASHIRLKHFRVATDKLPAGTARIRVAQISDIHLGLMVRHRKAADVADAVRRSAPDILVSTGDLVDGRINHLDGLSEIFREIPAPLGKYAVTGNHEFFAGAGAALDFTRRAGFTVLRGEAVTVGNVLRIAGVDDTVGSRFGQAHGRTEEEILGNATSPLFTILLKHRPTLTPAARRGADLQLSGHTHNGQIFPFRILVRFWFPLLYGPYHPGDGGAILYTSPGTGTWGPPMRFLSPPEVTVIDIEPR from the coding sequence TTGTCCCTTTTCCTGATCGCTTTCTTCCTGATTTACGGCGGAACCCACGCGTATGCGCTCCATAAGGCTCATGCGGCGCTCGGCTTCGGGTGGAGGACCACGCTAGCTGCGATCCCGCCGCTCGCCGCGCTTGCCGGCGGCCCCCTGGTCGTATATGCCTTCGGGGTGCGCGGAATGGAAGGCGCCTCCAGGGCCGCTTCATGGATCGCCTACGTCTGGATGGGGCTTCTATTCTTCTTCACCTGGACGAACCTGGCCCTTGACGCGGCGAACCTCGTGGCGCGCATCCTGACCGCGTTATCGGGAAAGGGAGCCCGGCCGCTCGTGACGTACGGAAAACCCGCGTTCCTGGCGTTGGCGGGACTGTCCATCGCCCTTGCCGCCTATTCCTTCGTCGAGGCTTCCCATATCCGCTTGAAGCATTTCCGGGTCGCCACGGACAAATTGCCCGCGGGAACGGCGCGCATCCGGGTAGCGCAGATATCCGACATCCACCTGGGGCTGATGGTACGGCACCGGAAAGCCGCCGACGTCGCGGACGCGGTCCGGCGGTCCGCACCGGACATCCTCGTTTCGACGGGCGACCTCGTCGACGGCCGGATCAACCATCTCGACGGGCTTTCGGAAATCTTCAGGGAAATTCCCGCGCCGCTGGGCAAGTACGCCGTGACCGGAAACCACGAGTTCTTCGCGGGAGCCGGGGCGGCGCTCGACTTCACCCGGCGGGCCGGGTTCACCGTCCTGCGGGGGGAAGCGGTGACGGTCGGGAATGTCCTTCGGATCGCGGGGGTGGACGACACGGTGGGCAGCCGGTTCGGCCAGGCTCATGGGCGCACGGAGGAGGAGATTCTCGGTAACGCGACCTCTCCGCTTTTCACGATCCTGCTCAAGCATCGGCCGACCCTGACGCCCGCGGCGCGCAGGGGGGCCGACCTCCAGCTCTCCGGCCACACGCACAACGGGCAGATCTTCCCCTTCCGTATCCTCGTCCGGTTCTGGTTCCCGCTGCTTTACGGTCCGTATCATCCGGGAGACGGCGGCGCAATCCTCTACACGAGCCCCGGGACGGGCACGTGGGGTCCGCCGATGCGATTCCTCTCCCCTCCCG